In Bombus pascuorum chromosome 13, iyBomPasc1.1, whole genome shotgun sequence, a single genomic region encodes these proteins:
- the LOC132913303 gene encoding tRNA pseudouridine(38/39) synthase, giving the protein MSSMGKKKKQETLEKEDLQLLSKTELIEKIIKLEEENKQLKAARNKIKEKSKNKDIHKSQKPFDFSKCNKRHILLKFYYLGWNYNGYVVQESIDNTIEEHLFEALIKSCCIESRETSNYHRCGRTDKGVSSFSQVISIDLRSKLNPEDQCKLEDELPYCKILNRLLPSNIRCIAWCPTSNNFSARFNCKFRTYKYFFPRGNLNIDSMDKAVKYTIGEHDFRNICKMDVANGVTNYQRKVIDAKVCLYRRDFRNISGYDVCQLIITSQAFLWHQIRCLMGVLFLIGQGNEKPEIILELLDIEKCPRKPQYNLAHEIPLNLWYCEYDTMEWYIDKDELLNTIKFLQRDWTLNTVKSVMIENMLSDLEDTTDCKDMLFQSDCLLLGIQSRVYQRLMKRPTCESLESKIEHYESKKKKKEDPDNSDDK; this is encoded by the exons atgtcaaGTAtgggtaaaaagaaaaaacaagaaactttGGAGAAAGAAGACCTTCAGTTACTCAGCAAGAcg GAATTGatagaaaagataataaaattggaagaagaaaataaacaacTGAAAGCagcaagaaataaaataaaagaaaaatcaaaaaataaagatattcatAAATCACAAAAACCATTTGATTTTTCAAA gtGTAATAAGAGacatattcttttaaaattctattatcttGGGTGGAATTATAACGGTTATGTTGTACAAGAAAGCATTGATAATACAATCGAGGAGCATTTATTTGAAgcattaataaaaagttgttGTATAGAGTCACGTGAAACATCAAATTATCATAGATGTGGGAGAACTGACAAAGGTGTCAGTTCATTTTCACAAGTGATTTCCATAGATTTAAGGAGTAAATTAAATCCAGAGGATCAATGTAAATTAGAAGATGAGCTTccatattgtaaaatattaaataggcTGCTCCCTTCTAATATAAGATGTATCGCATGGTGCCCAAcatctaataatttttcagcaagatttAACTGTAAATTTAGAACCTACAAGTACTTTTTCCCAagaggaaatttaaatatagattCAATGGATAAAGCTGTTAAATATACTATAGGAGAGCatgattttcgaaatatttgtaaaatggATGTTGCTAATGGTGTTACTAATTATCAAAGAAAAGTTATTGATGCAAAAGTATGTCTGTATCGTCgagattttagaaatatttcag GATATGACGTGTGTCAATTGATTATAACAAGTCAAGCATTTTTATGGCATCAAATTCGTTGCTTAATGGGtgttttgtttcttattgGTCAAGGAAACGAGAAACCGGAAATTATTTTAGAGCTTCtagatattgaaaaatgtcCTAGGAAACCACAATATAATTTAGCTCATGAAATACCATTAAATCTTTGGTATTGTGAATACGACACGATGGAGTGGTATATCGATAAGGATGAATtactaaatacaataaaatttttacaaagagATTGGACTTTGAACACGGTAAA ATCAGTTATGATTGAAAATATGTTATCGGATTTGGAAGATACAACGGATTGTAAAGATATGCTTTTTCAAAGTGATTGTCTATTACTTGGTATACAATCTAGAGTGTATCAACGTTTAATGAAACGACCTACTTGTG AAAGCttagaaagtaaaatcgaacattacgaaagtaagaaaaagaagaaagaagaccCAGACAATAGCGACGATAAGTAA
- the LOC132913300 gene encoding WD repeat-containing protein 37 isoform X2 yields MYMHKSKMPGEPSMTSGNKSAGKIKRISIPRVQSSTDTELQSQSGSTPLQPTALHYAAFRTDPDDNILPPALRCRLFELFQQIEKEFEVLYTENLGLQEKIDTLNERLERECYGSGERSLPLGDVADFPDTKSLSKQKSMAGNSAPKTKTTSNKLKAQTSKIVSSFKTPTMTCSMQREYFGHRDGVWEVSVGRAGQIIATASADHSARVWAMDSGRCLLQYIGHSGSVNSVRFHPTKELALTSSGDNSAHVWQAAVDWDLPKRQNSSEELSGLSSDRNLSGVITLNEEQEEPPTLRTPIRELLGHTGVVMAADWLPDAEQIVTASWDRTANLYDVETGEIIHTLCGHDQELSHVSTHHTQRLCVTSSKDSTFRLWDFREPIHSVSVFQAHTETVTSAVFTREDKIVSGSDDRSVKVWELRNIRSPLATIRGDSAANRLAVSSTGIVAIPHDNRQIRLFDLNGQRLARLPRTSRQGHQRMVSSVAWAEDSGVCNLFSCGFDRLVLGWSIIPLKEC; encoded by the exons atgtatatgcaca aATCAAAGATGCCTGGGGAACCATCTATGACTAGTGGAAATAAAAGTGCTGGGAAAATCAAACGGATTTCTATTCCAAGAGTACAAAGTAGTACAGATACAGAATTGCAATCACAAAGTGGATCTACTCCATTGCAACCAACTGCACTTCACTATGCAGCTTTTCGTACAGACCCTGATGATAATATACTTCCACCAGCTTTACGATGTCGactttttgaattatttcaacaaatagaaaaagaatttgagGTTCTTTACACAGAAAATTTGGgat TACAAGAGAAGATAGATACTCTTAATGAGAGGCTTGAAAGAGAGTGTTATGGTTCTGGAGAACGGAGCTTACCTCTTGGAGATGTTGCAGACTTTCCAGATACAAAAAGTCTTTCTAAACAAAAAT CTATGGCAGGGAATTCAGcaccaaaaacaaaaacaacttCTAATAAGCTAAAAGCACAAACTAGTAAAATAGTTTCCAGTTTTAAAACACCAACTATGACATGTAGTATGCAAAGAGAATATTTTGGGCATCGGGATGGTGTTTGGGAAGTTTCTGTTGGAAGAGCAGGTCAAATTATTGCTACAGCTTCTGCTGATCACAGTGCTAGAGTTTGGGCTATGGACAGTGGGCGTTGTTTATTGCAGTATATTG GTCATTCTGGCTCTGTTAACTCTGTACGTTTTCATCCTACCAAAGAATTGGCACTCACGTCAAGTGGAGATAATTCTGCTCATGTGTGGCAAGCTGCTGTAGATTGGGATTTACCTAAAAGACAGAATTCATCTGAAGAACTTTCAGGGTTGAGTTCTGATAGAAATCTTAGTGGTGTGATTACTTTGAATGAGGAACAAGAAGAACCACCTACACTAAG aaCTCCAATACGAGAGTTATTAGGACATACGGGTGTCGTGATGGCTGCAGATTGGTTACCTGATGCAGAGCAGATAGTCACTGCTTCTTGGGATAGAACTGCAAATCTTTATGATGTAGAAACTGGAGAAATTATTCACACATTATGTGGACACGATCAAGAACTTTCTCATGTATCAACTCATCATACGCAACGACTTTGCGTTACTTCGAGTAAGGACAGTACTTTTCGTCTGTGGGATTTTAGGGAGCCCATTCATTCGGTTTCCGTTTTCCAAGCACATACCGA aacTGTGACATCAGCTGTCTTCACGCGTGAAGATAAAATCGTTTCCGGCTCGGATGATCGAAGTGTAAAAGTATGGGAATTACGAAATATACGAAGTCCTTTAGCTACAATTCGAGGTGACAGTGCCGCTAACCGATTAGCCGTATCAAGCACTGGCATCGTTGCAATTCCACATGATAATAGACAAATTAGATTATTTGACCTTAACGGTCAACGATTAGCTAGATTGCCTAGAACTAGCAGACAG GGTCACCAGAGAATGGTCTCATCTGTAGCCTGGGCTGAAGATAGCGGAGTCTGTAACTTATTCTCTTGTGGTTTTGATAGATTAGTCCTTGGGTGGAGTATCATACCTCTTAaggaatgttaa
- the LOC132913300 gene encoding WD repeat-containing protein 37 isoform X1: MYMHSEYLLSESKMPGEPSMTSGNKSAGKIKRISIPRVQSSTDTELQSQSGSTPLQPTALHYAAFRTDPDDNILPPALRCRLFELFQQIEKEFEVLYTENLGLQEKIDTLNERLERECYGSGERSLPLGDVADFPDTKSLSKQKSMAGNSAPKTKTTSNKLKAQTSKIVSSFKTPTMTCSMQREYFGHRDGVWEVSVGRAGQIIATASADHSARVWAMDSGRCLLQYIGHSGSVNSVRFHPTKELALTSSGDNSAHVWQAAVDWDLPKRQNSSEELSGLSSDRNLSGVITLNEEQEEPPTLRTPIRELLGHTGVVMAADWLPDAEQIVTASWDRTANLYDVETGEIIHTLCGHDQELSHVSTHHTQRLCVTSSKDSTFRLWDFREPIHSVSVFQAHTETVTSAVFTREDKIVSGSDDRSVKVWELRNIRSPLATIRGDSAANRLAVSSTGIVAIPHDNRQIRLFDLNGQRLARLPRTSRQGHQRMVSSVAWAEDSGVCNLFSCGFDRLVLGWSIIPLKEC; the protein is encoded by the exons atgtatatgcacaGTGAGTACTTATTAAGTG aATCAAAGATGCCTGGGGAACCATCTATGACTAGTGGAAATAAAAGTGCTGGGAAAATCAAACGGATTTCTATTCCAAGAGTACAAAGTAGTACAGATACAGAATTGCAATCACAAAGTGGATCTACTCCATTGCAACCAACTGCACTTCACTATGCAGCTTTTCGTACAGACCCTGATGATAATATACTTCCACCAGCTTTACGATGTCGactttttgaattatttcaacaaatagaaaaagaatttgagGTTCTTTACACAGAAAATTTGGgat TACAAGAGAAGATAGATACTCTTAATGAGAGGCTTGAAAGAGAGTGTTATGGTTCTGGAGAACGGAGCTTACCTCTTGGAGATGTTGCAGACTTTCCAGATACAAAAAGTCTTTCTAAACAAAAAT CTATGGCAGGGAATTCAGcaccaaaaacaaaaacaacttCTAATAAGCTAAAAGCACAAACTAGTAAAATAGTTTCCAGTTTTAAAACACCAACTATGACATGTAGTATGCAAAGAGAATATTTTGGGCATCGGGATGGTGTTTGGGAAGTTTCTGTTGGAAGAGCAGGTCAAATTATTGCTACAGCTTCTGCTGATCACAGTGCTAGAGTTTGGGCTATGGACAGTGGGCGTTGTTTATTGCAGTATATTG GTCATTCTGGCTCTGTTAACTCTGTACGTTTTCATCCTACCAAAGAATTGGCACTCACGTCAAGTGGAGATAATTCTGCTCATGTGTGGCAAGCTGCTGTAGATTGGGATTTACCTAAAAGACAGAATTCATCTGAAGAACTTTCAGGGTTGAGTTCTGATAGAAATCTTAGTGGTGTGATTACTTTGAATGAGGAACAAGAAGAACCACCTACACTAAG aaCTCCAATACGAGAGTTATTAGGACATACGGGTGTCGTGATGGCTGCAGATTGGTTACCTGATGCAGAGCAGATAGTCACTGCTTCTTGGGATAGAACTGCAAATCTTTATGATGTAGAAACTGGAGAAATTATTCACACATTATGTGGACACGATCAAGAACTTTCTCATGTATCAACTCATCATACGCAACGACTTTGCGTTACTTCGAGTAAGGACAGTACTTTTCGTCTGTGGGATTTTAGGGAGCCCATTCATTCGGTTTCCGTTTTCCAAGCACATACCGA aacTGTGACATCAGCTGTCTTCACGCGTGAAGATAAAATCGTTTCCGGCTCGGATGATCGAAGTGTAAAAGTATGGGAATTACGAAATATACGAAGTCCTTTAGCTACAATTCGAGGTGACAGTGCCGCTAACCGATTAGCCGTATCAAGCACTGGCATCGTTGCAATTCCACATGATAATAGACAAATTAGATTATTTGACCTTAACGGTCAACGATTAGCTAGATTGCCTAGAACTAGCAGACAG GGTCACCAGAGAATGGTCTCATCTGTAGCCTGGGCTGAAGATAGCGGAGTCTGTAACTTATTCTCTTGTGGTTTTGATAGATTAGTCCTTGGGTGGAGTATCATACCTCTTAaggaatgttaa
- the LOC132913300 gene encoding WD repeat-containing protein 37 isoform X3 — translation MPGEPSMTSGNKSAGKIKRISIPRVQSSTDTELQSQSGSTPLQPTALHYAAFRTDPDDNILPPALRCRLFELFQQIEKEFEVLYTENLGLQEKIDTLNERLERECYGSGERSLPLGDVADFPDTKSLSKQKSMAGNSAPKTKTTSNKLKAQTSKIVSSFKTPTMTCSMQREYFGHRDGVWEVSVGRAGQIIATASADHSARVWAMDSGRCLLQYIGHSGSVNSVRFHPTKELALTSSGDNSAHVWQAAVDWDLPKRQNSSEELSGLSSDRNLSGVITLNEEQEEPPTLRTPIRELLGHTGVVMAADWLPDAEQIVTASWDRTANLYDVETGEIIHTLCGHDQELSHVSTHHTQRLCVTSSKDSTFRLWDFREPIHSVSVFQAHTETVTSAVFTREDKIVSGSDDRSVKVWELRNIRSPLATIRGDSAANRLAVSSTGIVAIPHDNRQIRLFDLNGQRLARLPRTSRQGHQRMVSSVAWAEDSGVCNLFSCGFDRLVLGWSIIPLKEC, via the exons ATGCCTGGGGAACCATCTATGACTAGTGGAAATAAAAGTGCTGGGAAAATCAAACGGATTTCTATTCCAAGAGTACAAAGTAGTACAGATACAGAATTGCAATCACAAAGTGGATCTACTCCATTGCAACCAACTGCACTTCACTATGCAGCTTTTCGTACAGACCCTGATGATAATATACTTCCACCAGCTTTACGATGTCGactttttgaattatttcaacaaatagaaaaagaatttgagGTTCTTTACACAGAAAATTTGGgat TACAAGAGAAGATAGATACTCTTAATGAGAGGCTTGAAAGAGAGTGTTATGGTTCTGGAGAACGGAGCTTACCTCTTGGAGATGTTGCAGACTTTCCAGATACAAAAAGTCTTTCTAAACAAAAAT CTATGGCAGGGAATTCAGcaccaaaaacaaaaacaacttCTAATAAGCTAAAAGCACAAACTAGTAAAATAGTTTCCAGTTTTAAAACACCAACTATGACATGTAGTATGCAAAGAGAATATTTTGGGCATCGGGATGGTGTTTGGGAAGTTTCTGTTGGAAGAGCAGGTCAAATTATTGCTACAGCTTCTGCTGATCACAGTGCTAGAGTTTGGGCTATGGACAGTGGGCGTTGTTTATTGCAGTATATTG GTCATTCTGGCTCTGTTAACTCTGTACGTTTTCATCCTACCAAAGAATTGGCACTCACGTCAAGTGGAGATAATTCTGCTCATGTGTGGCAAGCTGCTGTAGATTGGGATTTACCTAAAAGACAGAATTCATCTGAAGAACTTTCAGGGTTGAGTTCTGATAGAAATCTTAGTGGTGTGATTACTTTGAATGAGGAACAAGAAGAACCACCTACACTAAG aaCTCCAATACGAGAGTTATTAGGACATACGGGTGTCGTGATGGCTGCAGATTGGTTACCTGATGCAGAGCAGATAGTCACTGCTTCTTGGGATAGAACTGCAAATCTTTATGATGTAGAAACTGGAGAAATTATTCACACATTATGTGGACACGATCAAGAACTTTCTCATGTATCAACTCATCATACGCAACGACTTTGCGTTACTTCGAGTAAGGACAGTACTTTTCGTCTGTGGGATTTTAGGGAGCCCATTCATTCGGTTTCCGTTTTCCAAGCACATACCGA aacTGTGACATCAGCTGTCTTCACGCGTGAAGATAAAATCGTTTCCGGCTCGGATGATCGAAGTGTAAAAGTATGGGAATTACGAAATATACGAAGTCCTTTAGCTACAATTCGAGGTGACAGTGCCGCTAACCGATTAGCCGTATCAAGCACTGGCATCGTTGCAATTCCACATGATAATAGACAAATTAGATTATTTGACCTTAACGGTCAACGATTAGCTAGATTGCCTAGAACTAGCAGACAG GGTCACCAGAGAATGGTCTCATCTGTAGCCTGGGCTGAAGATAGCGGAGTCTGTAACTTATTCTCTTGTGGTTTTGATAGATTAGTCCTTGGGTGGAGTATCATACCTCTTAaggaatgttaa
- the LOC132913302 gene encoding protein ARV1-like isoform X2, whose protein sequence is MYRCVNCGAEVEELYRRYCPSVLKLLKCGTCDLLADKYIEYDPVIILVDLILLKRQAYRHLLHNCDITSCWKLVIILWLIESFRNFFLCNNSNQYGQYWKIFQLNFNGQCSVYLILFNTAFALATFASAVIFCTKVKWYFYPTNSNKCSVIQLMKALIIGGSGKLLGLLEITWGHIFLTPHYLLISGYTLLCLLTSYSVATNNRRLESLIILGIGIVVYNCTPNFSFTTFEVLKLV, encoded by the exons atgtatcGATGTGTAAATTGCGGAGCTGAGGTGGAAGAGCTTTATAGGAGATACTGTCCAAGTGTTCTAAAGCTTTTAAAATGT GGAACATGTGATCTCTTGGCagataaatatattgaatacGATCCAGTAATAATATTGGTTGACTTAATATTGCTTAAAAGACAAGCATACAGACATTTGCTTCACAATTGCGATATAACGTCGTGTTGGAAACTAGTAATAATTTTGTGGCTTATTGAATCTTTccgaaatttctttctatgtAACAATAGCAATCAGTATGGTCAATATTGGAAGATATTTCAACTTAATTTTAATGGACAATGTAGTGTCTATCTAATATTATTCAACACTGCTTTTGCTCTCGCTACTTTCGCCTCCGCTGTAATTTTCTGTACTAAAGTGAAGTGGTATTTTTACCCAACTAATTCAAACAAATGTAGTGTGATACAGTTAATGAAAGCTTTAATCATTGGTGGATCTGGAAAATTATTAGGACTGTTAGAAATTACTTGGGGACATATTTTTCTGACGCCCCATTACTTGCTTATATCGGGATATACTCTCCTTTGCTTACTCACAAGCTATTCAG tGGCGACCAACAATAGAAGACTGgaatctttaataattttgggAATAGGCATAGTGGTTTACAATTGCACACCTAATTTTTCCTTCACGACGTTTGAAGttttaaaattagtttaa
- the LOC132913302 gene encoding jerky protein homolog-like isoform X1, translating into MTSPSGNNTSIADRLDILEKLEDGMTVSSIACEYGLSNRTIRRYRQHSKTIRNFAANPKYRDMKRQRIPIYTDLEIKLYRWFQQRKLLGDCLTDNILINKAKEIEIEFPSTSNFKASRGWLQNWKKKYDIGKNTTDPNEIAANNFIREFLQILVKEDINEEDVYNMDETSLLWKALPWKTLVHEEKYLIIKGENRKTDIVTVAFCANTSGTHKLPLLFVNKFANPRALKHCKDRLPVVYKSHCNAWVNEDIFREWYTNHFKQSVKERQLQEQRKGKVILLVDNFKAHKLEKKELDDGHFKLIFLPPNTSSLIQPMDRGVITQCKKIFRLELLHRVLQYNDGLTQFYADYDIKDCIDYISEAWNNVTPQNIRSSWVKILNRQFEFNNIKTENSTVTDEQNAEKSIDVMSAEEITEWISGCEQAEIIPEETAILKQICKFESSPSLIEDEEIDRLLYNLRMLSKIEPEIEADAKRIIDHFNKKQER; encoded by the exons ATGACATCCCCTTCTGGTAATAACACAAGCATAGCAGATCGGCTAGATATCCtagaaaaattagaagatGGCATGACTGTGAGTAGTATTGCCTGTGAATATGGACTCAGTAACAGGACAATACGACGATACCGGCAGCACTCGAAGACCATTCGCAACTTTGCGGCGAATCCAAAGTACCGAGACATGAAGAGGCAACGGATACCAATATATACCGATTTGGAGATAAAATTGTATCGTTGGTTTCAGCAAAGGAAGTTGTTAGGAGACTGTTTAacagataatattttaataaataaagctaaagaaatagaaatagagtTTCCCAGTACATCGAATTTTAAAGCAAGTCGAGGTTGGCTCCAGaattggaagaaaaaatatgatattggCAAGAACACGACAGATCCGAATGAAATCGCcgcgaataattttatacgtgaatttttacaaatattagtAAAAGAAGATATAAACGAAGAAGATGTGTACAACATGGACGAGACTAGTTTACTTTGGAAAGCACTTCCGTGGAAGACATTAGTTcatgaagaaaaatatctgatcataaaaggagaaaacagaaaaacagACATAGTGACTGTGGCATTTTGTGCAAACACTAGTGGTACACACAAATTACCATTActctttgtaaataaatttgcaaatccCCGAGCATTGAAACATTGTAAGGATAGGTTACCAGTGGTATATAAAAGTCATTGTAATGCCTGGGTTAACGAAGATATTTTTCGAGAATGGTATACTAATCATTTTAAGCAAAGTGTGAAAGAGCGCCAATTACAGGAACAACGTAAAGGAAAAGTAATATTGCTCGTTGACAATTTCAAGGCACACAAACttgaaaaaaaggaactgGATGATGGCCACTttaagttaatatttttaccgCCGAATACATCCTCGTTGATCCAACCTATGGACCGAGGTGTAATTACTCaatgtaaaaagatatttcggCTTGAACTACTTCATCGG GTACTTCAGTATAACGACGGACTTACACAGTTTTATGCTGATTACGATATTAAGGATTGCATCGATTACATTAGCGAAGCATGGAATAATGTTACACCACAAAACATTCGTAGTTCCTGGGTGAAAATTCTTAACAGACAgtttgaatttaataatattaaaacagagAATTCTACGGTCACTGATGAACAGAATGCAGAGAAATCGATCGACGTGATGTCTGCTGAGGAAATAACAGAGTGGATTTCCGGATGCGAGCAGGCGGAAATCATTCCAGAGGAAACTgcaattttgaaacaaatttgcaaatttgaaTCATCTCCTTCTTTGAtagaagacgaagaaattgATCGtctattgtataatttaaggATGCTGAGTAAAATCGAACCAGAAATTGAAGCCGATGCAAAACGAATAATAgatcattttaataaaaagcaaGAAAGATAA